One genomic segment of Nocardia spumae includes these proteins:
- a CDS encoding Zn-ribbon domain-containing OB-fold protein, with amino-acid sequence MTGAIAKGSGPEAEPAPEVLSAELRMKFDYTRSVGPTIGRFLTGLREGRIVGVRGSDGRVIVPPAEFDPVTTKPLSDFVDVSDVGTVQSWSWVADPLPGQPFDRPFAWALVTFDGADTALLHALDVSSPDDVHTGMRVRVRWAAERTGSIHDIACVEPGETSAAPSDSPAGEPVTGIITPIDLRYKHTAAPTETKYLKGLAEGRLLGGRADADSKVYFPARGADPIDGRPTDEMIEVSDTGTITTFCIVNVPFMGQKIKPPFVAAYVLLDGSDIPVLHRVLGCDAADVRMGMRVKAVWKPREEWGYTLENVDHFEPNGEPDADYDSYRHHL; translated from the coding sequence ATGACCGGCGCAATCGCGAAAGGCAGCGGTCCGGAAGCGGAACCCGCCCCCGAGGTACTCAGCGCCGAACTACGAATGAAGTTCGACTACACCCGATCGGTCGGACCGACCATCGGCCGGTTCCTGACCGGGCTGCGCGAGGGCCGGATCGTCGGCGTCCGCGGCAGCGACGGCCGGGTGATCGTGCCGCCGGCGGAATTCGATCCGGTGACCACGAAGCCGCTGAGCGATTTCGTCGACGTCTCGGATGTCGGGACCGTGCAGAGCTGGAGCTGGGTCGCCGACCCGCTCCCCGGCCAGCCCTTCGACCGCCCCTTCGCCTGGGCGCTGGTGACATTCGACGGCGCCGATACCGCACTGCTACACGCCTTGGACGTGTCCTCGCCCGACGACGTGCACACCGGGATGCGGGTGCGGGTGCGCTGGGCCGCCGAACGCACCGGCAGCATCCACGACATCGCATGCGTCGAGCCCGGCGAGACCTCCGCCGCGCCGAGCGATTCCCCCGCAGGCGAGCCGGTTACCGGGATAATCACCCCGATCGACCTGCGCTACAAGCACACCGCGGCGCCCACCGAGACCAAGTACCTGAAGGGCCTGGCCGAGGGGCGGCTGCTCGGTGGTCGCGCGGATGCCGACAGCAAGGTCTACTTCCCCGCTCGCGGTGCCGATCCGATCGACGGTCGGCCTACCGACGAGATGATCGAGGTGTCCGATACCGGCACCATCACCACCTTCTGCATCGTCAACGTGCCGTTCATGGGCCAGAAGATCAAGCCGCCGTTCGTGGCCGCCTATGTTCTGCTCGACGGCTCCGATATTCCGGTGCTGCACCGGGTGCTGGGTTGCGATGCCGCCGACGTTCGCATGGGCATGCGGGTCAAAGCTGTGTGGAAGCCACGCGAGGAGTGGGGCTACACGCTGGAGAATGTGGACCACTTCGAGCCCAACGGCGAGCCGGACGCGGATTACGACAGCTACCGGCACCACCTCTAG
- a CDS encoding acyl-CoA synthetase produces the protein MEQAQQLGLWNIAASTPERIAVVDPTGRAVSYRELAGQADRIARGLQADGLRPGDVLVSMVHNTTDALAVYFAAYQAGLYIVAVNWHLTGPEVAYILGDSEARVFIADERFADAATIAARMANVPASGRYSVGTVDGFRPLADLGAGESGRPAVRATGAPMLYTSGTTGRPKGVRRPLTGADPDVVGPQATGFFGLFGIGPLDDHVHICGSPLYHTAVLNFASISIQLGHKVVLMDKWDPEEMLRLIDEHRVTHSHMVPTQFHRLLALPDEVRARYDVSSLRCMIHGAAPCPRETKRRMLEWWGPVVTEYYAATEGGGTSISGAEWLRKPGSVGKPWPYAVVKVLGEDGAELPPGEIGQVYMKMGGSTFEYHKDKSKTEDARVGDLFTVGDIGHMDTDGYLFLHDRRSDLILSGGVNIYPAEIEGELITHPKVADVAVFGIPHPDWGQEVKAVVQPAEGVVGDDALTGELMEFAAARLAKYKLPRSIDYLPELPRDPNGKLYKRTLRERYAPA, from the coding sequence ATGGAGCAGGCACAGCAGCTGGGATTGTGGAATATCGCGGCGTCGACACCCGAGCGGATCGCGGTCGTCGATCCGACGGGCCGCGCGGTGAGCTACCGGGAACTGGCCGGGCAGGCCGATCGCATCGCGCGTGGTCTGCAGGCCGACGGGTTGCGGCCCGGTGATGTGCTGGTGTCGATGGTGCACAACACCACCGACGCTCTGGCGGTGTACTTCGCGGCCTACCAGGCCGGGCTCTACATCGTGGCGGTCAACTGGCATCTGACCGGACCGGAGGTCGCCTACATCCTCGGCGACAGCGAGGCTCGGGTGTTCATCGCCGACGAGCGTTTCGCCGACGCCGCGACGATCGCCGCCCGGATGGCGAATGTGCCTGCGAGTGGCCGATATTCGGTCGGCACCGTCGACGGTTTCCGGCCGCTGGCCGACCTCGGGGCGGGGGAGTCCGGCCGCCCGGCGGTGCGCGCCACCGGTGCGCCGATGCTCTACACCTCCGGAACCACCGGACGTCCCAAGGGTGTGCGGCGACCGCTGACCGGTGCCGACCCGGATGTGGTCGGCCCCCAGGCCACCGGATTCTTCGGCCTGTTCGGTATCGGGCCCCTCGACGATCATGTGCACATCTGCGGGTCCCCGCTCTATCACACCGCCGTGCTGAACTTCGCCTCCATCTCGATTCAACTGGGGCACAAGGTGGTTCTGATGGACAAGTGGGATCCCGAGGAGATGCTGCGGCTGATCGACGAACATCGGGTCACCCACAGTCATATGGTTCCCACCCAGTTCCATCGTCTGCTGGCGCTGCCGGACGAGGTTCGCGCACGCTACGACGTGTCCTCGTTGCGCTGCATGATCCACGGCGCCGCACCGTGCCCGCGGGAGACCAAGCGCAGGATGCTGGAGTGGTGGGGTCCGGTCGTCACCGAGTACTACGCGGCCACCGAGGGTGGCGGTACCTCGATCTCGGGTGCGGAGTGGTTGCGCAAACCGGGATCGGTCGGCAAGCCGTGGCCGTACGCGGTGGTCAAGGTGCTCGGCGAGGACGGTGCGGAACTGCCGCCCGGCGAGATCGGCCAGGTGTACATGAAGATGGGCGGCTCCACCTTCGAGTACCACAAGGACAAGTCCAAGACCGAGGATGCGCGGGTCGGTGATCTGTTCACCGTCGGCGATATCGGCCATATGGACACCGACGGCTATCTGTTCCTGCACGATCGGCGTTCGGACCTGATCCTGTCCGGGGGTGTGAACATCTATCCGGCCGAGATCGAGGGCGAGCTGATCACCCATCCGAAGGTCGCCGATGTCGCGGTTTTCGGTATCCCGCATCCGGATTGGGGTCAGGAGGTCAAGGCGGTGGTGCAGCCCGCCGAGGGCGTGGTCGGCGACGACGCGCTCACCGGTGAACTGATGGAGTTCGCCGCGGCGCGGCTGGCGAAGTACAAACTGCCCAGGAGCATCGACTATCTGCCGGAACTGCCGCGCGATCCGAACGGCAAGTTGTACAAGCGAACGCTGCGCGAGCGGTACGCCCCCGCGTAG
- a CDS encoding LLM class F420-dependent oxidoreductase, whose amino-acid sequence MRFGLQLGYWGAAPPPNAAELVVAAEEVGFDAVFAAESWGSDAFTPLAWWGSSTNRVRLGTSVVQLSARTPTATAMAALTLDHLSGGRHILGLGVSGPQVVEGWYGQPFAKPLQRTREYVGIIRQVLAREAKVVSDGSHYRLPYDGPGATGLGKPLKPITHPLRADLPIWLGAEGPKNVALTAEIADGWLAIYYTPRLAGMYDEWLDEGFARPGARRSREDFEIAASCQVIITDDARAEIDRIKPVMALYIGGMGAEELNFHAQVYRRMGYGAEVDEITALFRSGRKDEAAAVIPDQLILDTAIIGDEDHVRSQLKVWEAAGVGMLLVTVRDIGQLQRLAPLVQM is encoded by the coding sequence ATGCGATTCGGGTTGCAGCTCGGGTATTGGGGCGCCGCTCCGCCGCCGAACGCGGCGGAGTTGGTCGTCGCGGCCGAGGAGGTCGGCTTCGACGCCGTCTTCGCCGCGGAGTCGTGGGGTTCGGATGCCTTCACCCCGCTCGCGTGGTGGGGATCGTCGACGAATCGGGTGCGGCTGGGCACCTCCGTGGTGCAGTTGTCCGCGCGCACGCCCACCGCGACCGCGATGGCGGCGTTGACCCTCGATCATCTCAGCGGCGGCCGGCACATCCTCGGGCTGGGCGTCTCCGGTCCACAGGTGGTCGAGGGCTGGTATGGCCAGCCGTTTGCCAAACCGCTGCAGCGCACCCGCGAATACGTCGGGATCATCCGTCAGGTACTCGCCCGGGAGGCGAAGGTGGTCAGCGACGGCAGCCACTACCGCCTGCCCTACGACGGACCCGGCGCCACCGGCCTCGGCAAGCCGCTGAAGCCGATAACTCACCCGCTACGTGCGGATCTGCCGATCTGGCTGGGGGCTGAGGGCCCGAAGAACGTGGCCCTGACCGCCGAGATCGCCGACGGCTGGCTGGCGATCTACTACACCCCCCGGCTGGCCGGCATGTACGACGAGTGGCTCGACGAGGGCTTCGCGCGTCCGGGTGCGCGGCGTTCGCGGGAGGATTTCGAGATCGCGGCGAGCTGTCAGGTGATCATCACCGACGACGCGCGCGCGGAGATCGATCGGATCAAACCGGTGATGGCGCTCTACATCGGCGGTATGGGGGCCGAGGAACTCAATTTCCACGCCCAGGTCTATCGCCGGATGGGTTACGGCGCCGAGGTCGACGAGATCACCGCGCTGTTCCGATCCGGTCGCAAGGACGAGGCGGCGGCCGTGATTCCGGATCAGCTGATCCTCGACACCGCGATCATCGGCGATGAGGACCATGTCCGATCGCAGCTGAAGGTCTGGGAGGCCGCCGGCGTCGGGATGCTGCTGGTGACGGTCCGCGATATCGGGCAGCTGCAGCGCCTGGCCCCGCTTGTCCAGATGTAG
- a CDS encoding thiolase domain-containing protein: MSDNATDIAVVGFAHAPHVRETYGTTNGVEMLVPCFQQLYDTLNIGVSDIGFWCSGSSDYLAGRAFSFISAIDSIGAVPPINESHVEMDAAWALYEAWVKLRSGQVDTALVYGFGKASAGTLRQVLTLQMDPYLVAPLWPDAVSVAGLQARAGLDAGHWTERDMAAVSAADDAEIEKRLAAPYVANPLREHDIAPITDGAAAIVLARGDRARELCERPAWLTGMAHRIDTPVIGARDLTTSPSTAAAAKAVTGGDTSGFDIAELHATYSHEQLILKQAIGLGESTRINPSGGALAGNPMFSAGLERIGYAADAIINGTADRALAHASSGPALQQNLVAILEGR; the protein is encoded by the coding sequence TTGAGCGACAACGCAACAGATATCGCGGTGGTGGGCTTCGCCCACGCACCGCATGTCCGTGAAACCTACGGCACCACCAACGGTGTCGAAATGCTGGTGCCGTGCTTCCAGCAGCTGTACGACACGTTGAACATCGGCGTGTCCGATATCGGCTTCTGGTGCTCGGGCTCATCGGATTACCTCGCCGGACGCGCCTTTTCGTTCATCTCCGCGATCGACTCGATCGGGGCCGTGCCGCCGATCAACGAGTCGCACGTCGAGATGGACGCCGCGTGGGCACTGTACGAGGCGTGGGTGAAACTCCGCTCCGGACAGGTGGATACGGCGCTGGTGTACGGCTTCGGCAAGGCCTCGGCCGGCACGCTGCGGCAGGTGCTGACGCTGCAGATGGACCCGTACCTGGTGGCCCCGCTGTGGCCCGACGCCGTATCGGTGGCCGGCCTGCAAGCGCGCGCCGGACTGGACGCCGGACACTGGACCGAGCGCGATATGGCCGCGGTCTCGGCCGCCGATGACGCCGAGATCGAAAAGCGGCTCGCGGCACCGTATGTCGCGAATCCACTGCGCGAACACGACATCGCGCCGATCACCGATGGCGCGGCCGCGATCGTGCTCGCCAGGGGCGACAGGGCTCGCGAGTTGTGCGAGCGGCCGGCCTGGCTGACCGGTATGGCGCACCGTATCGACACCCCGGTCATCGGTGCCCGCGATCTGACCACCTCCCCATCGACCGCGGCCGCGGCGAAGGCGGTCACCGGCGGCGACACCAGCGGTTTCGATATCGCCGAACTGCACGCCACCTACAGCCACGAGCAACTGATCCTGAAGCAGGCCATCGGCCTCGGCGAGTCCACCCGCATCAACCCCTCGGGTGGTGCGCTGGCGGGCAATCCGATGTTCTCCGCCGGTCTGGAGCGAATCGGCTACGCGGCCGACGCAATCATCAACGGCACCGCCGACCGAGCCCTCGCGCACGCCAGCAGTGGTCCGGCGTTGCAGCAGAACCTGGTGGCAATTCTGGAGGGACGATGA